A stretch of the Salvelinus fontinalis isolate EN_2023a chromosome 22, ASM2944872v1, whole genome shotgun sequence genome encodes the following:
- the LOC129820316 gene encoding ATP synthase subunit a-like → MTCLCSPVPVPVPDPVPDNDPIPDPVPVPDPDPDPIPDPVPVPDPIPVPVPDPIPIPVPVPDPDPIPVPDPIPDPVPLFLFLFLFLILILILILFLFLILTLFLILFLFLILFLILFLFLFLILFLFLILFLFLILFLFLFLILFLILFMFLILFLFLILFLILFMFLILILFLILILFLFLFMFLILIMFLILFLFLILILFLILFMFQFLILFLILFMFLFLFLILFLILFLFLILFLILFLILFLILFLILILILILILILILFLILILILILILFLILFQSLILILFLILILILFLILILFLILFLTHSISKVI, encoded by the coding sequence ATGACATGTCTTTGttcccctgttcctgttcctgttcctgatcCTGTTCCTGATAATGATCCTATTCCtgatcctgttcctgttcctgatcCTGATCCTGATCCTATTCCtgatcctgttcctgttcctgatcctattcctgttcctgttcctgatcCTATTCCtattcctgttcctgttcctgatcCTGATCCTATTCCTGTTCCTGATCCTATTCCTGATCCTGTTCCCCTGTTCCtattcctgttcctgttcctgatcctgatcctgatcctgatcctgttcctgttcctgatcctgaccctgttcctgatcctgttcctgttcctgatcCTATTCCTGATCCtattcctgttcctgttcctgatcctgttcctgttcctgatcctgttcctgttcctgatcCTGTTCCTGTTCTTGTTCCTGATCCTATTCCTGATCCTGTTCATGTTCCtgatcctgttcctgttcctgatcCTATTCCTGATCCTGTTCATGTTCCTGATCCTGATCCTATTCCTGATCCtgatcctgttcctgttcctgtttatGTTCCTGATCCTGATCATGTTCCtgatcctgttcctgttcctgatcCTGATCCTATTCCTGATCCTGTTCATGTTCCAGTTCCTGATCCTATTCCTGATCCTGTTcatgttcctgttcctgttcctgatcCTATTCCtgatcctgttcctgttcctgatcCTATTCCTGATCCTGTTCCTGATCCTGTTCCTGATCCTGTTCCTGATCCTGATTCTGATCCTGATCCTGATCCTGATCCTGATTCTGTTCCTTATTCTGATCCTGATCCTGATCCTGATCCTGTTCCTGATCCTGTTCCAGTCCCTGATCCTGATCCTGTTCCTGATCCTGATCCTGATCCTGTTCCTGATCCTGATCCTGTTCCTGATCCTGTTCCTCACACATTCGATATCAAAAGTAAtttga